The proteins below come from a single Corylus avellana chromosome ca3, CavTom2PMs-1.0 genomic window:
- the LOC132175335 gene encoding serine/threonine-protein kinase AtPK2/AtPK19-like, which produces MLSNSQKKKKKKSLQSLLATNLGSKLTISIPPSTQDPELDFDFSEVFGPSTPHNHHPHQNPIPSSSPPSTSSPTLPPGDPPVIRHRSHSFVGPSPRFTLSRSLPIHTPEYESESESDAEARNGPSEDVEKFGPGDFEILRIVGQGAFGKVFQVVRKRASAPNNGERKEEGDDDGIYAMKVMRKDTIIKKNHVDYMKAERDILTKVVHPFIVQLRYSFQTKSKLYLILDFINGGHLFFHLYRQGIFSEDQARVYTAEIVSAVSHLHKCGIVHRDLKPENILMDADGHVMLTDFGLAKEIDESTRSNSMCGTTEYMAPEILLSKGHNKDADWWSAGILLYEMLTGQPPFTHANRKKLQERIIKEKVKLPPFLTSEAHSLLKGLLQKEPSRRLGSGPSGGDDIKSHKWFQSINWKKLEARELQPKFKPDVSGKDCTANFDRCWTAMPPNDSPAATPTAGEHFQGYTYVAPNPWLSSG; this is translated from the exons ATGTTATCCAATtctcagaagaagaagaagaagaaaagcttgcAGTCTCTCTTGGCCACCAACCTCGGTAGCAAGCTCACCATCTCAATCCCACCGTCCACCCAAGACCCCGAGCTCGACTTCGACTTCTCTGAAGTTTTCGGCCCCTCAACCCCACACAATCACCACCCCCACCAAAACCCCATCCCCTCATCATCACCGCCGTCCACGTCATCCCCCACCCTCCCCCCAGGGGACCCACCCGTCATTCGCCACCGGTCCCACTCCTTCGTGGGCCCCTCCCCCCGCTTCACTCTCTCCCGCTCCCTCCCCATCCACACACCCGAGTACGAATCCGAGTCCGAGTCCGACGCCGAAGCTAGAAACGGACCGAGCGAGGATGTGGAAAAGTTTGGGCCTGGGGATTTTGAGATTCTGAGGATTGTGGGGCAGGGGGCGTTTGGGAAAGTGTTCCAGGTGGTGAGGAAGAGAGCGAGTGCTCCTAATAATGGTGAGCgtaaagaagaaggagatgatgaTGGGATATATGCGATGAAGGTAATGAGGAAGGACACCATCATAAAGAAGAACCATGTGGATTACATGAAGGCCGAGAGGGACATTCTCACTAAAGTCGTACACCCCTTTATAGTTCAGCTCCGCTACTCCTTCCAG ACAAAGTCTAAGCTTTACTTGATTCTGGATTTTATAAATGGAGGGCATCTCTTCTTTCATCTGTACCGGCAGGGAATCTTCAG TGAGGATCAGGCAAGGGTTTATACTGCTGAGATAGTATCTGCTGTTTCACATCTTCACAAGTGCGGAATCGTGCACCGGGATCTTAAACCTGAAAATATTCTCATGGACGCTGATGGGCAT GTTATGCTAACTGATTTTGGACTGGCAAAGGAAATTGATGAATCAACCAGATCAAATTCTATGTGTGGGACCACAGAGTACATGGCTCCAGAAATTTTGCTGTCTAAAGGCCACAATAAAGATGCAGATTGGTGGAGTGCTGGTATACTCTTGTATGAGATGCTAACAGGGCAG CCACCATTTACACATGCAAACAGAAAGAAACTTCAGGAGAGAATCATTAAAGAGAAGGTGAAACTTCCACCCTTCCTTACCAGTGAAGCTCACTCTCTACTCAAAGGA TTGCTGCAGAAGGAACCATCGAGAAGATTAGGCAGTGGGCCTAGTGGAGGGGATGATATCAAAAGTCATAAATGGTTTCAATCAATCAACTGGAAGAAATTGGAGGCCAGAGAACTGCAGCCTAAGTTCAAGCCAGATGTAAGTGGAAAAGACTGTACAGCCAATTTTGACCGGTGCTGGACAGCAATGCCTCCAAATGACTCGCCGGCTGCCACACCAACTGCAGGTGAACATTTCCAAGGTTATACTTATGTGGCTCCTAACCCTTGGCTTTCCTCCGGATAA
- the LOC132176096 gene encoding probable myosin-binding protein 5 produces MAKRSFPRYVEQELGKFPHFLVYAILEWVLIILLFIDGFLAFVANEYARFFELRVPCLLCTRIDHVLVHRNPDFYYNDSVCEAHKKEVSSLAYCHNHKKMSDIRNMCEACLLSFATEKESDCNTYKALVGILHKDLECFVEDDSHIHLSLPAGRKDDFVQVEKSSKYCCSCCGEPLKVKSSYSKGKGASAYSLAPASSPRTPFLALRNEESRNSDLAHIRYTELKFISENNSPPEDEDGLNALNPDTPFREDVKAATVPLLTGAEELNEDASKTNSPNFGRGNRFFGIPLTDSASNSPRWGGGRITRKSPLEKTVSASESIEENLTNEADSDSILHHLKRQVRLDRKSLMALYMELDEERSASAIAANNAMAMITRLQAEKAAVQMEALQYQRMMEEQAEYDEEALQATNDLLAKREEDFKVIEAELEAYRGKYGCSREDDDFKQCEMEAGEDYCDYKAQSSSPLSAKSESGGSRASVNEVEINGETALNNYQAVSSKEANGGGTLSESLKGFKVEESPILGRFKKLDKRNQLVLDNGVYSSLSSFDSVEHINDELEKSRKPVLTRELSHLSKRVKALEADNGFLDHAAQTLTLEKHSEGTTLLLEISRNLRKLRHLVTSPIDENDAGLSS; encoded by the exons ATGGCTAAGCGGTCGTTTCCACGTTATGTGGAACAAGAGCTGGGAAAGTTCCCACATTTCTTGGTCTACGCAATTCTCGAATGGGTGTTAATAATTCTGCTTTTCATTGATGGGTTTCTTGCGTTTGTCGCCAATGAATACGCCAGGTTCTTCGAATTGCGAGTCCCTTGCTTGCTTTGCACCAGAATCGACCATGTACTCGTCCACAGGAACCCCGATTTCTACTACAATGATTCGGTGTGCGAAGCTCACAAGAAGGAAGTTTCGTCTCTGGCATATTGCCACAACCACAAGAAAATGTCGGACATAAGAAACATGTGTGAAGCGTGCCTCCTTTCGTTTGCGACAGAGAAAGAATCTGATTGTAACACGTATAAGGCTCTGGTTGGGATTCTGCATAAGGATCTTGAGTGCTTTGTTGAGGATGATAGCCACATTCATCTGAGTTTGCCCGCAGGAAGGAAGGATGATTTTGTGCAGGTTGAGAAGAGTAGCAAATATTGTTGCTCCTGCTGTGGAGAGCCATTGAAGGTGAAATCATCATACTCAAAGGGAAAAGGCGCTAGTGCGTATTCACTGGCTCCTGCTTCTTCACCACGAACACCCTTTTTGGCATTGAGAAATGAGGAATCTCGCAATTCGGATTTGGCCCACATCCGATACACGGAACTCAAATTTATTTCGGAGAACAATTCGCCTCCGGAGGATGAGGATGGCTTGAATGCACTTAATCCTGATACTCCAT TTAGGGAAGATGTTAAAGCTGCTACAGTGCCATTATTGACCGGAGCTGAGGAGTTGAATGAAGATGCCTCTAAGACCAACAGTCCTAACTTTGGTAGAGGGAACAGGTTCTTTGGAATCCCACTAACAGATTCAGCTTCCAACAGTCCTAGGTGGGGGGGTGGTAGGATTACAAGGAAATCCCCACTTGAAAAAACAGTGTCTGCATCAGAGTCTATTGAAGAGAATTTGACAAATGAAGCTGATAGTGATTCCATTTTGCATCATTTGAAGAGACAGGTTCGGTTGGATCGCAAATCGCTGATGGCTTTATACATGGAACTCGATGAAGAAAGAAGTGCTTCGGCTATTGCAGCTAACAATGCAATGGCAATGATCACCCGGTTACAAGCAGAAAAGGCAGCTGTTCAGATGGAGGCCTTGCAGTATCAGAGAATGATGGAGGAGCAGGCAGAGTATGATGAAGAAGCCCTACAAGCAACAAATGACTTGCTTGCCAAGAGAGAGGAAGATTTCAAAGTTATAGAGGCTGAACTTGAGGCATATAGAGGAAAATATGGATGCTCAAGGGAAGATGATGATTTCAAGCAATGCGAAATGGAGGCTGGGGAGGATTACTGCGACTATAAAGCACAATCTTCCTCACCTCTGAGTGCAAAATCTGAAAGTGGTGGTTCTCGTGCTAGTGTTAATGAAGTGGAGATTAATGGAGAAACTGCACTCAATAATTACCAAGCCGTGTCATCAAAGGAGGCAAATGGAGGGGGTACTCTAAGTGAATCATTGAAAGGTTTTAAAGTGGAGGAAAGCCCTATTCTGGGACGGTTTAAAAAACTGGACAAGAGAAATCAATTGGTATTGGATAATGGAGTTTATTCCTCGTTGTCTAGCTTCGACAGTGTTGAGCATATAAATGATGAGTTAG AAAAGTCAAGGAAGCCTGTACTAACAAGAGAATTGTCTCATCTTAGTAAGAGGGTGAAGGCCCTTGAGGCAGACAATGGATTCTTAGACCATGCTGCTCAGACACTGACACTCGAGAAACATAGTGAAGGAACAACACTTTTGTTAGAGATATCGCGAAATCTGCGGAAGCTTCGGCACCTTGTGACATCGCCCATTGACGAGAATGATGCAGGATTATCATCCTAA
- the LOC132175913 gene encoding polynucleotide 5'-hydroxyl-kinase NOL9, translating to MAALLEPESPSPSIYIPEEWSEAADSIAYDSLTSPPPIALICGAKNSGKTTFSRYLLNVLLERYKKVAYLDTDVGQPEFTPPGFVSLTLVDKLTPDLTIPCLKTPERCFFFGDVSSKRDPTAYSNAVFTLCDYYRKDYCLSNKNENPTKTELPLVVNTPGWVKGVGYDILVDMLKYIAPTHVVKINISAESKNLPAGAFWLDEDCDGMINLIEINSARQDSYNRSVLVQKDARLLRDLRIMAYFRQCFPSNLNITTIKELAHALASHSPYELPVSSIKIRHLHCQVPSSELFFSLNATIVGLAVGSEDPEKLPLCVGLGIVRGIDTFKGLLYVITPVPQSTLEKVDIFLQGFIQIPTCLLQVQGCISPYMSANVFSTS from the exons ATGGCTGCGCTTTTAGAACCAGAAAGCCCATCGCCGAGCATCTACATACCCGAGGAGTGGTCCGAGGCCGCAGACTCGATAGCATACGACTCGCTCACTTCGCCGCCTCCAATTGCTCTTATCTGCGGCGCCAAAAACTCTGGCAAAACCACCTTCTCCCGCTACCTCCTCAATGTCCTTCTAGAGAG GTATAAGAAAGTAGCTTATTTGGATACAGATGTTGGTCAGCCCGAGTTTACTCCTCCTGGTTTTGTATCCCTCACTCTAGTTGACAAACTAACTCCAG ATTTGACGATCCCATGTCTGAAGACACCAGAGAG ATGCTTTTTCTTTGGTGATGTCTCTTCAAAAAGGGATCCAACGGCATACTCAAATGCTGTATTTACCCTATGTGATTACTATCGAAAGGATTATTGTTTGTCCAACAAGAACGAAAACCCTACTAAGACTGAATTGCCTCTTGTCGTAAATACTCCTGGCTGGGTGAAAG GTGTTGGTTATGACATATTGGTGGATATGTTGAAATACATTGCTCCCACCCATGTAGTTAAAATAAACATATCTGCTGAGAGTAAGAATCTACCAGCTGGGGCATTCTGGTTAGATGAGGATTGTGATGGGATGATTAATCTAATTGAAATCAATTCAGCTCGTCAGGATTCTTATAACAGATC GGTGCTAGTGCAAAAGGATGCACGGCTTTTACGCGATTTGCGTATAATGGCATATTTCAGGCAGTGCTTTCCTAGTAACCTGAATATCACCACTATCAAAGAACTTGCGCATGCACTTGCCTCTCACTCTCCTTATGAACTTCCAGTGTCAAGTATCAAGATCAGACATCTCCATTGCCAG GTCCCAAGTTCTGAGCTATTTTTCAGTTTGAATGCAACCATTGTTGGCTTGGCGGTTGGCTCTGAAGACCCTGAAAAGTTGCCCTTGTGTGTTGGTCTTG GGATAGTGAGAGGCATTGACACTTTTAAAGGTTTGCTATATGTGATCACACCTGTCCCTCAGAGCACTCTCGAAAAGGTTGATATTTTTCTGCAGGGGTTTATCCAAATTCCTACTTGCTTGTTGCAG GTCCAGGGATGCATATCACCTTACATGTCTGCAAATGTTTTCTCTACAAGCTAG
- the LOC132173763 gene encoding transportin MOS14, whose translation MELQNTVKEALNALYHHPDDAVRMQADRWLQDFQRTLDAWQVADNLLHDATSNLETLIFCSQTLRSKVQRDFEELPSEAFRPLRDSLNTLLKKFHKGPPKVRTQISIAVAALAVYVPAEDWGDGGIVNWLRDEMKSHPEYIPGFLELLTVLPEEVYNYKIAARPERRRQFEKELTSQMEVALSILTACLSINELKEQVLEAFASWLRLKHGIPGAVLASQPLVHTALSSLNAEFISEASVNVISELIHYSAGGSSGGVAVQMPLIQVIVPQVMSLKAHLKDSSKDEEDVKAIARLFADMGDSYVELIATGSDESMLIINALLEVASHPEYYIASMTFNFWHSLQVILTKRDSYLPFGNEASIEAERQRRQDAFVPSYESLVSLVSFRVQYPQDYHDLSHEDRKEFKQTRYAVADVLIDAASVLGGDATLRILYKKLVEAIAGCGNGENSEWRPVEAALFCIRAISNYVSVVEAEVMPQVMSLLPKLPRQPQLLQTVCLSIGAYSKWLDSASIGPSILPSLIDILMSGMGTSEDSAAAAALAFRHICDDCRRKLCGCLDGLFHIYHRAVSGEGSFKVSAEDSLHLVEALSMVITQLPPDNAKSALEALCLPVVTPLQEAVSQGPEILNKKPARELTVHIDRFAYIFRYVNHPEAVADAIQRLWPIFKAIFDLRAWDMRTMESLCRACKYAVRTSGRFMGITIGAMLEEIQGLYKQHFQPCFLYLSSEVIKIFGSDSSCANYLKNLIESLFLNTTRLLTNIQEFTARPDIADDCFLLASRCIRYCPQLFMPSEVFQSLVDCSMIGITVQHREASNSILTFLTDIFDLANSSNGEQYLPIRDSVIIPRGPTITRILIASLTGALPSSRLESVTYTLLALTRAYGARAVEWANESVSLIPLTAVTEVERSRFLKALSDAASGFDIGSRTVPIEEISDVCRRNRTVQEIVQGALRPLELNLIPVS comes from the exons ATGGAGCTCCAGAACACAGTGAAAGAAGCCCTAAACGCACTGTACCATCACCCCGACGATGCGGTTCGAATGCAAGCCGATCGCTGGCTCCAAGATTTTCAGCGCACCCTCGACGCCTGGCAG GTTGCTGATAATTTGCTCCATGATGCCACTAGCAATCTAGAAACCTTAATCTTTTGTTCTCAAACCCTTAGAAGCAAG GTACAACGAGATTTCGAAGAACTACCTTCTGAAGCTTTTCGCCCATTACGGGATTCCTTAAAT ACTTTActgaaaaaatttcacaaaggGCCTCCTAAAGTTAGAACTCag ATTAGCATTGCAGTGGCTGCTCTGGCTGTATATGTTCCTGCAGAAGATTGGGGAGATGGTGGTATTGTGAATTGGCTTAGAGATGAGATGAAATCTCATCCAGAATATATTCCAGGATTCTTGGAGCTACTTACAGTTTTGCCTGAG GAAGTATATAACTACAAGATAGCAGCTCGTCCGGAAAGGCGCCGGCAATTTGAAAAAGAGCTCACTTCTCAAATGGAGGTTGCTTTAAGTATCTTGACAGCTTGTTTGAGTATTAATGAACTCAAGGAGCAG GTTCTTGAGGCATTTGCATCTTGGCTTCGACTGAAGCATGG GATCCCTGGGGCTGTGCTTGCTTCTCAACCCTTGGTGCACACAGCTCTTTCAAGCTTGAACGCTGAGTTTATTTCGGAGGCATCTGTAAATG TCATCTCTGAATTAATACATTACTCAGCGGGAGGAAGCTCTGGTGGTGTTGCTGTACAGATGCCTTTGATTCAAGTAATTGTACCTCAAGTTATGAGTCTAAAGGCACATCTTAAAGATTCTTCAAAG GATGAAGAGGATGTCAAGGCTATTGCTCGATTATTTGCTGACATGGGTGATTCCTATGTTGAACTGATTGCCACTG gTTCTGATGAATCAATGTTGATTATAAATGCGTTATTGGAAGTTGCTTCGCACCCAGAATATTATATTGCTTCAATGACATTTAACTTTTGGCACAGTCTTCAAGTGATCTTGACCAAAAG GGATTCTTATTTACCATTTGGTAATGAGGCGTCCATTGAGGCTGAGAGACAGCGGAGGCAGGATGCTTTTGTTCCATCATATGAGTCACTTGTATCCCTG GTTAGCTTCCGAGTTCAATATCCCCAAGATTATCATGACCTCTCACATGAGGACCGCAAGGAATTTAAACAGACTAGATACG CTGTTGCGGATGTCTTGATTGATGCAGCGTCAGTCTTAGGTGGTGACGCAACGCTGCGAATCCTTTACAAGAAGCTTGTTGAG GCCATAGCTGGCTGTGGAAATGGTGAAAATAGTGAATGGCGTCCAGTGGAGGCTGCTTTATTTTGCATTCGAGCTATATCAAATTACGTATCAGTTGTTGAAGCTGAAGTAATGCCTCAG GTTATGAGTTTGCTTCCCAAACTTCCTCGACAACCCCAACTACTTCAGacag tgtGCTTATCAATTGGAGCATATTCGAAATGGCTTGATTCTGCATCAATTGGACCATCTATACTGCCTTCACTAATTGATATCCTCATGAGTGGCATGGGTACATCTGAAGATTCTGCAGCAGCTGCGGCATTGGCATTTAGACACATCTGTGATG ATTGTCGGAGAAAGCTTTGTGGATGTTTAGATGGTCTCTTTCACATATACCATAGGGCAGTTAGCGGAGAAGGTAGTTTTAAAGTCTCTGCCGAGGACTCGTTGCATCTAGTTGAAGCCTTAAG CATGGTCATTACACAACTCCCACCTGACAATGCTAAGAGTGCACTGGAGGCATTATGCTTGCCAGTTGTTACTCCTTTACAG GAAGCAGTCAGTCAAGGTCCAGAGATACTAAATAAGAAACCTGCTCGTGAGTTAACTGTTCATATTGATCGATTTGCGTACATCTTTAG ATATGTAAATCATCCTGAAGCAGTAGCAGATGCAATTCAAAGGCTTTGGCCAATCTTTAAAGCTATCTTTGATCT TCGTGCTTGGGACATGCGAACGATGGAGTCCCTTTGCCGAGCTTGCAAATATGCT GTAAGAACTTCTGGAAGGTTCATGGGAATCACAATTGGAGCTATGCTAGAAGAGATTCAAGGCCTATATAAACAGCATTTCCAGCCATGCTTCCTATATCTCTCGAGTGAAGTTATAAAG ATATTTGGTTCAGACTCATCTTGTGCAAACTATTTGAAAAATTTGATTGAATCACTCTTTTTGAATACAACGCGTCTTCTCACAAATATTCAG GAATTTACTGCCAGACCAGATATAGCAGATGATTGTTTTTTGTTGGCATCAAGGTGCATTCGCTATTGTCCACAGCTATTTATGCCATCTGAAGTATTTCAATCATTAGTAGATTGCTCTATGATTGGGATCACAGTACAGCATAG GGAGGCCTCCAATTCCATATTGACCTTCTTAACCGATATCTTTGATCTTGCGAACTCTAGCAATGGAGAGCAATACTTACCTATAAGGGACTCTGTGATTATTCCTCGAGGCCCCACCATCACCAGAATTTTGATTGCCTCTTTAACAGGGGCTCTGCCTAGCTCTCGATTGGAATCG GTAACTTATACTCTGTTGGCATTAACTCGTGCATACGGGGCACGGGCAGTGGAGTGGGCTAATGAGAGTGTTTCTCTAATTCCATTGACTGCTGTAACGGAAGTTGAGCGGTCCAGATTTTTGAAGGCATTGTCTGATGCAGCTTCTGGATTTGACATTGGCAGTCGGACTGTTCCAATTGAAGAGATTTCAGATGTTTGCCGTCGTAACCGAACTGTTCAGGAGATTGTTCAAGGAGCTCTGAGGCCACTTGAGTTGAATTTGATACCTGTATCATAG